Proteins found in one Serratia plymuthica genomic segment:
- a CDS encoding high-affinity branched-chain amino acid ABC transporter permease LivM encodes MKLNLLNALIASVVLFVMASFLMGMQLSLDGTKLVVHGAAEVRWMWIGIGCVIVFFFQLLRPLMQQGLKKLSGPSFVLPSFDGTTPRQKLLAAAIIVAAIAWPFLVSRGTVDIATLTLIYVMLGLGLNVVVGLSGLLVLGYGGFYAIGAYTYALLNHYYGLGFWESLPLAGIVTAIFGFLLGFPVLRLRGDYLAIVTLGFGEIVRILLLNNTEITGGPNGISQIPKPTFFGLEFNRSARDGGWDTFHNFFGLKYDPSDRIVFLYLVALLLVVLTLFVINRLLRMPLGRAWEALREDEIACRSLGLSPTKIKLTAFTISAAFAGFAGTLFAARQGFVSPESFTFVESAFVLAIVVLGGMGSQFAVILAAILLVVSREMMRDLNEYSMLLLGALMVLMMIWRPQGLLPMKRPQLKLKTADKGEQA; translated from the coding sequence ATGAAACTCAATCTGCTTAATGCGCTGATAGCCTCGGTGGTGCTGTTTGTGATGGCGTCGTTCCTGATGGGCATGCAACTGAGCCTGGACGGTACCAAGCTGGTGGTCCACGGCGCGGCGGAAGTGCGCTGGATGTGGATCGGCATCGGCTGCGTCATCGTCTTCTTCTTCCAACTGTTGCGCCCGCTGATGCAGCAGGGGCTGAAAAAACTGTCCGGCCCCTCTTTTGTATTACCGAGCTTTGACGGCACCACCCCACGCCAGAAGCTGTTGGCGGCGGCGATTATCGTTGCCGCGATCGCCTGGCCGTTTCTGGTGTCGCGCGGTACGGTGGATATCGCCACCCTGACGTTGATCTACGTGATGCTCGGCCTGGGCCTGAACGTGGTGGTCGGGCTGTCCGGCCTGCTGGTACTGGGTTACGGCGGCTTCTACGCCATCGGCGCCTATACCTACGCGTTGCTGAATCACTATTATGGCCTCGGCTTCTGGGAAAGCCTGCCGTTGGCGGGCATCGTCACCGCCATCTTCGGTTTCCTGCTCGGTTTCCCGGTGCTGCGTTTGCGCGGCGACTACCTGGCGATTGTGACGCTGGGCTTCGGCGAGATCGTACGTATCCTGTTGCTGAACAACACCGAGATCACCGGCGGGCCGAACGGCATCAGCCAGATCCCGAAACCGACCTTTTTCGGGCTGGAGTTTAACCGCAGCGCGCGGGACGGCGGCTGGGATACCTTCCATAATTTCTTCGGCCTGAAATACGATCCGAGCGATCGCATCGTGTTCCTGTATCTGGTGGCGCTGCTGCTGGTGGTGCTGACGCTGTTTGTGATCAACCGCCTGCTGCGTATGCCATTGGGCCGCGCCTGGGAAGCGCTGCGTGAAGATGAAATCGCCTGCCGCTCGCTGGGCCTGAGCCCGACCAAAATCAAACTGACCGCTTTTACCATCAGCGCCGCCTTCGCCGGTTTTGCCGGTACGCTGTTCGCCGCGCGCCAGGGCTTCGTCAGCCCGGAGTCATTCACCTTCGTCGAGTCGGCCTTCGTGCTGGCGATTGTGGTGTTGGGCGGTATGGGGTCGCAGTTCGCGGTGATCCTGGCGGCTATCTTGCTGGTGGTGTCGCGCGAGATGATGCGTGATCTGAACGAATACAGCATGCTGTTGCTGGGTGCATTGATGGTGCTGATGATGATTTGGCGGCCGCAAGGGCTGCTGCCGATGAAGCGCCCGCAGTTGAAGTTGAAAACGGCCGACAAGGGGGAACAGGCATGA
- the livH gene encoding high-affinity branched-chain amino acid ABC transporter permease LivH — MSEQLLYFVQQMFNGLTLGSTYALIAIGYTMVYGIIGMINFAHGEVYMIGSYVSFIVIAALMMLGIDVGWLLIGAAFLVSIVIASAYGWSIERVAYKPVRNSKRLIALISAIGMSIFLQNYVSLTQGSRDLALPSLVTGQWVLGESNGFAATISTMQLIIWVVTFLAMLALTLFIRYSRMGRACRACAEDLKMASLLGINTDRVISLTFVIGAVMAAVAGVLLGQFYGVINPYIGFMAGMKAFTAAVLGGIGSIPGAMIGGLVLGVAEALTSAYLSTEYKDVVSFALLIVVLLIMPTGILGRPEVEKV; from the coding sequence ATGTCAGAGCAGCTCCTCTATTTTGTGCAGCAGATGTTCAACGGCTTAACGTTGGGCAGCACCTATGCATTGATCGCCATCGGTTACACCATGGTCTACGGCATTATCGGCATGATCAACTTCGCCCACGGCGAGGTGTATATGATCGGCAGTTATGTCTCCTTTATTGTTATCGCCGCCCTGATGATGCTCGGTATCGACGTCGGCTGGCTGCTGATTGGCGCCGCGTTTTTGGTGTCGATCGTGATCGCCAGCGCCTACGGCTGGAGCATAGAGCGGGTGGCCTATAAGCCGGTGCGCAACTCCAAGCGTCTGATAGCGCTGATTTCCGCCATCGGCATGTCGATATTCCTGCAAAACTACGTCAGCCTGACGCAGGGCTCGCGCGATCTGGCTCTGCCTAGCCTGGTCACCGGCCAATGGGTGCTGGGCGAAAGCAATGGCTTCGCCGCCACCATCAGCACCATGCAGCTGATTATCTGGGTCGTCACCTTCCTGGCGATGCTGGCGCTGACGCTGTTTATCCGTTATTCCCGCATGGGCCGCGCCTGCCGCGCCTGCGCGGAAGATTTGAAGATGGCCAGCCTGTTGGGCATCAATACCGACCGGGTCATTTCACTGACCTTCGTGATCGGTGCCGTGATGGCGGCGGTGGCCGGCGTGCTGCTTGGCCAGTTCTACGGCGTAATCAACCCGTACATCGGCTTTATGGCCGGCATGAAAGCCTTTACCGCGGCAGTATTGGGCGGCATCGGCAGCATTCCCGGCGCGATGATCGGCGGGCTGGTGCTGGGAGTGGCAGAAGCGCTGACCTCGGCCTACCTGAGCACCGAATATAAAGACGTGGTGTCGTTCGCGTTGCTGATCGTGGTGTTGCTGATCATGCCAACCGGCATCCTTGGGCGGCCGGAGGTTGAGAAGGTATGA
- a CDS encoding branched-chain amino acid ABC transporter substrate-binding protein produces the protein MKLTKGKALLAGCIAMAIGHSAMAKDIKVAIVGAMSGPVAQYGDMEFTGARQAIADINAKGGIKGDKLVGVEYDDACDPKQAVAVANKVINDGIRYVIGHLCSSSTQPASDIYEDEGVIMITPAATNADLTTRGYKMIMRTTGLDSDQGPTAAKYILSEIKPKRIAVVHDKQQYGEGLARSVRDSLKKQGTDVVMFEGITAGDKDFSTLVARLKKENVDFVYFGGYYPEMGQILRQAKQAGLTTRFMGPEGVGNSSLSNIAGAASEGMLVTLPKRYDQVPANKPIVDALKAKKLDPTGPFVWTTYAALQSLTTGMERSGSQEPADIVKDLKTGKPVDTVMGPLSWDEKGDLKGFEFGVFEWHADGTSTPIK, from the coding sequence ATGAAATTAACAAAAGGTAAGGCGCTGTTGGCGGGTTGTATCGCGATGGCTATCGGTCATTCGGCAATGGCGAAAGACATCAAGGTAGCGATCGTGGGCGCAATGTCCGGCCCGGTCGCGCAGTATGGCGATATGGAGTTCACCGGTGCTCGTCAGGCGATTGCCGATATCAACGCCAAGGGCGGCATCAAGGGCGATAAGCTGGTCGGCGTGGAATACGATGACGCCTGTGACCCGAAACAGGCGGTCGCGGTTGCCAACAAGGTGATTAACGACGGCATTCGCTATGTGATCGGCCACCTGTGCTCGTCCTCGACTCAACCGGCTTCCGATATCTATGAAGACGAAGGCGTGATCATGATTACCCCGGCGGCCACCAACGCCGATCTGACCACCCGTGGTTACAAGATGATCATGCGCACCACCGGGCTGGATTCCGATCAGGGCCCGACCGCGGCGAAATACATCCTCAGCGAAATCAAACCCAAGCGCATTGCCGTGGTTCACGACAAGCAGCAGTATGGCGAAGGCCTGGCGCGCTCGGTGCGCGACAGCCTGAAAAAACAGGGTACCGACGTGGTGATGTTTGAAGGCATCACTGCCGGGGATAAAGATTTCTCCACTCTGGTGGCGCGCCTGAAGAAAGAAAACGTCGATTTCGTTTACTTTGGCGGCTACTACCCGGAAATGGGGCAGATCCTGCGCCAGGCGAAACAGGCGGGCCTGACCACCCGCTTTATGGGGCCAGAGGGCGTGGGCAACTCCTCGCTGTCCAACATTGCCGGTGCCGCCTCGGAAGGCATGCTGGTGACCCTGCCTAAACGTTACGATCAGGTACCTGCCAACAAACCTATTGTGGATGCACTGAAAGCCAAGAAGCTGGATCCGACCGGGCCGTTCGTCTGGACCACTTACGCAGCGCTGCAATCTCTGACTACCGGGATGGAGCGCAGCGGCAGCCAGGAACCGGCCGACATCGTCAAGGATCTGAAAACCGGCAAGCCGGTGGACACCGTGATGGGGCCGCTGAGCTGGGATGAGAAGGGCGATCTGAAAGGTTTCGAGTTCGGCGTATTTGAATGGCATGCAGACGGCACATCAACACCAATCAAATAA